The following are from one region of the Phycisphaerales bacterium genome:
- the rplX gene encoding 50S ribosomal protein L24, translating into MARHIRKGDNVIVTSGDHKGRTGEVMRVDTARDRVYVKGLNLRTRNVKPTRINPEGGRVTKEAPFHISNLSPAVDGKPTRVRFPTGDDGKKQRVAVRGGKVLSVQARRKGGESASKDTL; encoded by the coding sequence ATGGCGCGTCATATCCGCAAGGGTGACAACGTGATCGTGACCAGCGGCGACCACAAGGGCCGTACGGGTGAGGTGATGCGGGTCGATACGGCTCGCGATCGCGTGTACGTGAAGGGGCTCAACCTTCGCACGCGGAACGTCAAGCCCACGCGAATCAACCCCGAGGGCGGCCGCGTCACGAAGGAAGCGCCCTTCCACATCTCAAACTTAAGTCCGGCGGTCGACGGCAAGCCCACGCGGGTGCGCTTCCCGACGGGCGACGATGGAAAGAAGCAGCGCGTGGCGGTGCGGGGCGGAAAGGTCCTGTCCGTCCAGGCCCGGCGCAAGGGCGGCGAGTCGGCAAGCAAGGACACCCTGTAA
- the rplN gene encoding 50S ribosomal protein L14, whose translation MLQQESRCEVADNSGAKVAYVIRVYGRTSASGNNTRPAAGVGDRVLISVKKALPGADIKPGDMSKAVVVRTARNTRRPDGSYVKFDSNAVVLINPDGNPRGTRIFGPVARELREKNYMKIVSLAPEVV comes from the coding sequence ATGCTTCAGCAAGAATCACGATGCGAAGTCGCGGATAACTCGGGGGCCAAGGTGGCCTACGTCATCCGCGTCTACGGCCGGACCAGCGCCAGCGGGAACAACACCCGCCCGGCGGCCGGCGTGGGCGATCGCGTGCTCATCTCGGTCAAGAAGGCCCTGCCCGGCGCCGACATCAAGCCCGGCGACATGTCCAAGGCCGTTGTGGTGCGGACCGCCCGCAACACGCGTCGCCCCGATGGCTCGTACGTGAAGTTCGACAGCAACGCCGTGGTGCTCATCAACCCTGATGGCAACCCCCGCGGCACGCGCATCTTCGGGCCGGTGGCCCGCGAGCTTCGCGAGAAGAACTACATGAAGATCGTGTCGCTTGCTCCGGAGGTGGTGTAA
- the rpsQ gene encoding 30S ribosomal protein S17 yields the protein MSDNTASTTQTTGEKAKGARVGEVTTAGRDKTIKVVVSYVAKHPKYGKYVRRRTVLHAHDEGNQAQVGDRVEVVPCRPMSKTKSWKLARVLEHTPG from the coding sequence ATGAGCGACAACACCGCCAGCACGACCCAGACCACCGGCGAGAAGGCCAAGGGCGCCCGCGTGGGCGAGGTGACGACCGCCGGCCGCGACAAGACCATCAAGGTCGTCGTCAGCTACGTGGCCAAGCACCCCAAGTACGGCAAGTACGTCCGCCGGCGAACCGTCCTCCACGCCCACGACGAGGGCAACCAGGCCCAGGTGGGGGACCGTGTCGAAGTCGTGCCGTGCCGGCCCATGAGCAAGACCAAGTCCTGGAAGCTCGCCCGCGTTCTGGAGCACACACCGGGCTGA
- the rpmC gene encoding 50S ribosomal protein L29, with translation MTGEEVRKLDNNEIQAELVRLRKRLFQLRVQAATEKVEDNSEFSKTRKDIARLMTERSARQHAKKAS, from the coding sequence ATGACCGGCGAAGAAGTTCGCAAGCTCGACAACAACGAGATCCAGGCCGAGCTCGTCCGGCTGCGCAAGCGTCTGTTCCAGCTGCGCGTACAGGCGGCCACCGAGAAGGTCGAGGACAACAGCGAGTTCTCCAAGACCCGCAAGGACATCGCCCGCCTGATGACCGAGCGTTCGGCCAGGCAGCACGCAAAGAAGGCCAGCTAA
- the rplP gene encoding 50S ribosomal protein L16 produces the protein MPPYKIPKRVKFRKEFRRVRDRKATKGNYVAFGDYGLQALEGCWLKSNQIEAGRIASTHFLKRQGKLFIRVFPDKPVSKKPLEQRMGKGKADVDYWAARVRPGTMLYELAGVPEEMAREAMKRMAMKMPIRCRFVKRRTTVG, from the coding sequence ATGCCACCGTATAAGATCCCAAAGCGAGTGAAGTTCCGCAAGGAGTTCCGCCGCGTCCGCGATCGCAAGGCGACCAAGGGCAACTACGTCGCGTTCGGCGACTACGGGCTCCAGGCGCTCGAGGGCTGCTGGCTCAAGAGCAACCAGATCGAGGCCGGACGCATCGCGTCGACGCACTTCCTCAAGCGTCAGGGCAAGCTGTTCATCCGCGTGTTTCCTGACAAGCCGGTGAGCAAGAAGCCCCTCGAGCAGCGCATGGGTAAGGGCAAGGCCGACGTGGACTATTGGGCAGCTCGGGTTCGCCCGGGGACGATGCTCTACGAGCTGGCCGGAGTGCCCGAAGAGATGGCTCGCGAGGCGATGAAGCGCATGGCCATGAAGATGCCCATCCGCTGCCGATTCGTCAAGCGTCGCACCACGGTGGGTTGA
- the rpsC gene encoding 30S ribosomal protein S3, whose translation MGQKIHPFGFRLGVTEAHRSRWYAPKAIYGELLVEDQKIREYLDKRLNRNPGRPHAAVASVEIERTREELVVLIRTARPGVVIGPKGAEVERMTEELQLMTGRKVSIKIIEIKNPDMSAQLVAANVAEQLSRRSSFRRVVKMRAESVMQNGAKGVKIQISGRLGGAEMSRRLDVRLGALPLSTLQANIDYGFEEARTTAGRIGVKVWIYKGEYEAQDEETTSKAAGARVRSRGRR comes from the coding sequence ATGGGACAGAAGATCCACCCCTTCGGCTTCCGCCTGGGAGTCACCGAAGCCCACCGCAGCCGCTGGTACGCCCCCAAGGCGATCTACGGCGAGTTGCTGGTCGAAGACCAGAAGATCCGCGAGTACCTGGACAAGCGGCTCAACCGCAACCCGGGTCGCCCCCACGCCGCCGTCGCGAGCGTGGAGATCGAGCGCACCCGCGAGGAATTGGTCGTGCTCATCCGTACGGCTCGCCCGGGCGTGGTGATCGGCCCCAAGGGCGCTGAGGTCGAGCGGATGACCGAAGAGCTCCAGCTCATGACCGGCCGCAAGGTCTCGATCAAGATCATCGAGATCAAGAACCCCGACATGAGCGCCCAGCTCGTGGCTGCCAACGTGGCCGAACAGCTCAGCCGGCGCAGCAGCTTCCGCCGCGTGGTGAAGATGCGTGCTGAGAGTGTGATGCAGAATGGCGCCAAGGGCGTGAAGATCCAGATTTCCGGTCGCCTGGGCGGCGCCGAGATGAGCCGCCGCCTGGACGTGCGTCTGGGAGCACTGCCGCTCTCGACGTTGCAGGCGAACATCGACTACGGCTTCGAGGAAGCCCGCACCACTGCCGGCCGCATCGGCGTGAAGGTGTGGATCTACAAGGGTGAGTACGAGGCCCAGGACGAAGAGACCACCTCGAAGGCCGCGGGCGCCCGCGTTCGCAGCCGGGGCCGCAGGTAA
- the rplV gene encoding 50S ribosomal protein L22 — MARFVSEVRFHRGSTQKARLVADLIRGKSVDEALNLLNFSQKRASDNMSKALNAAIADAEQADADVTELFVVESRVDEGPQIKRFRPKDRGRAHPIIKQTSHITVGVQERA; from the coding sequence ATCGCCCGCTTCGTCAGCGAGGTCCGCTTCCACCGCGGCAGCACGCAGAAGGCTCGGCTGGTTGCCGACCTGATCCGCGGCAAGTCCGTGGACGAGGCGCTCAACCTGCTGAACTTCAGCCAGAAGCGTGCTTCGGACAACATGTCAAAGGCCCTGAACGCGGCCATTGCCGACGCCGAGCAGGCCGACGCGGACGTGACCGAGTTGTTCGTCGTGGAGAGCCGCGTCGACGAGGGCCCTCAGATCAAGCGATTCCGCCCCAAGGACCGCGGCCGGGCCCACCCGATCATCAAGCAGACCAGCCACATTACCGTGGGCGTCCAGGAGCGAGCGTAA
- the rpsS gene encoding 30S ribosomal protein S19 has product MGRSLKKGPFVDEKLYTKVMKQQESGEREPIKTWARRSTIVPEFVGHTFQVHNGRAFLEVFVTEDMVGHKLGEFSLTRTFRGHTNKKEGIKSGK; this is encoded by the coding sequence ATGGGTCGTAGCCTCAAGAAGGGTCCGTTCGTCGACGAGAAGCTGTACACGAAGGTGATGAAGCAGCAGGAGTCGGGCGAGCGCGAGCCCATCAAAACCTGGGCCCGGCGGAGCACGATCGTGCCCGAGTTCGTGGGCCACACGTTCCAGGTGCACAACGGCCGTGCCTTCCTGGAGGTGTTCGTGACCGAGGACATGGTGGGCCACAAGCTCGGCGAGTTCTCGCTGACGCGCACCTTCCGGGGCCACACGAACAAGAAGGAAGGCATCAAGTCGGGCAAGTAG
- the rplB gene encoding 50S ribosomal protein L2: protein MAIRVYKPTSPGRRNASVNLHVEVDKKRPEKALLSPLKKTGGRNHTGVITVRGRGGGAKRMYRKIDFKRKDRDGIAGKVVGIEYDPNRTSHIALIEYADGVKRYVIAPKGMKTGMTVLTSSDSAVEPTVGNCMPLRYIPSGMEVHCIELAPGKGAQMCRSAGSSARLTNREGKYATLVMPSGETRRVSLDCRAVVGAVGNSDHQNRRLGKAGLTRHLGRRPITRGVAKSHHAHPLGGGEGRSKGNRTPVSPTGVDAKGGGTRNKKQYSTQLIIRRRRSKRYGQLSK from the coding sequence ATGGCCATCCGAGTCTACAAACCAACCTCGCCCGGCCGGCGCAACGCCTCGGTCAACCTCCACGTCGAGGTCGACAAGAAGCGTCCGGAAAAGGCGCTGCTCAGCCCGCTGAAGAAGACGGGCGGTCGTAACCACACCGGCGTGATCACCGTCCGGGGTCGTGGCGGCGGCGCGAAGCGCATGTACCGCAAGATCGACTTCAAGCGCAAGGACCGCGACGGCATCGCCGGCAAGGTCGTGGGCATCGAGTACGATCCCAACCGAACCAGCCATATCGCGCTGATCGAGTATGCCGACGGCGTGAAGCGCTACGTCATTGCCCCCAAGGGCATGAAGACGGGCATGACCGTGCTGACGTCCAGCGATTCGGCCGTGGAGCCGACGGTTGGTAACTGCATGCCGCTGCGGTACATCCCCTCGGGCATGGAAGTGCACTGCATCGAGTTGGCCCCGGGTAAGGGCGCCCAGATGTGCCGCTCGGCCGGTTCGTCCGCCCGCCTGACCAACCGCGAGGGCAAGTACGCCACCCTGGTGATGCCCTCGGGCGAGACGCGTCGCGTGAGCCTGGACTGCCGGGCCGTGGTGGGGGCCGTTGGAAACAGCGACCACCAGAACCGCCGCCTGGGCAAGGCCGGCCTGACGCGGCACCTGGGCCGCCGGCCGATCACCCGCGGCGTGGCCAAGAGCCACCACGCCCACCCGCTGGGCGGCGGTGAGGGCCGAAGCAAGGGCAACCGCACACCGGTGAGCCCGACGGGCGTGGACGCCAAGGGCGGTGGCACCCGTAACAAGAAGCAGTACAGCACGCAGCTGATCATCCGTCGCCGCCGCAGCAAGCGGTACGGGCAGCTGTCCAAGTGA
- the rplW gene encoding 50S ribosomal protein L23 yields MHPSTVIKKPIVTERSTAAMADENRYTFLVDRRADKTSIKRAVESLYGVSVLGITTQVRKNRERRLKYGYVQAPPTKKAIVRLAEGQTIDLF; encoded by the coding sequence ATGCACCCGAGCACCGTGATCAAGAAGCCCATCGTCACCGAGCGCAGCACCGCCGCCATGGCCGACGAGAACCGCTACACCTTCCTGGTGGACCGCCGGGCCGACAAGACGAGCATCAAGCGTGCCGTCGAATCGCTCTATGGCGTGAGCGTGCTGGGCATCACCACCCAGGTTCGCAAGAACCGCGAGCGTCGCCTGAAGTACGGTTACGTGCAGGCGCCGCCGACCAAGAAAGCCATCGTTCGGCTGGCCGAGGGCCAGACCATCGACCTGTTCTGA
- the rplD gene encoding 50S ribosomal protein L4 gives MDVPVYNMQGDSVGSMSIDEAILGGSLNPQLIKQAYVCYHANLRQGSARTKGRGDVAGSTRKIYKQKGTGRARHGNKKAPQFRKGGHAHEKRRTREDYHLSMPKKMRRKANLNALLAKLVDNEVRIVDSLSFDKPSTKAMADLLKALKIDRTVLLALSEGAVDARLSARNIDDITMCRSDQLTAWNLLNSRYVIIEKSELEAFLAGPHTQTGKDAKLEPRGRDAAQAKTSEGEAA, from the coding sequence ATGGATGTGCCGGTCTACAACATGCAAGGCGATTCGGTCGGCTCGATGTCGATCGACGAAGCCATCCTGGGCGGTTCCCTGAACCCTCAGTTGATCAAGCAGGCCTACGTCTGCTACCACGCTAACCTGCGTCAGGGCTCTGCCCGCACGAAGGGCCGCGGCGATGTCGCCGGCTCGACGCGCAAGATCTACAAGCAGAAGGGCACGGGTCGTGCACGCCACGGCAACAAGAAGGCCCCGCAGTTCCGCAAGGGTGGCCACGCGCACGAAAAGCGTCGCACCCGCGAGGACTACCACCTGTCAATGCCCAAAAAGATGCGTCGCAAGGCCAATCTCAACGCCCTGCTGGCCAAGCTGGTGGACAACGAGGTGCGGATCGTCGACAGCCTGAGCTTCGACAAGCCTTCGACCAAGGCGATGGCCGACCTGCTCAAGGCGCTCAAGATCGATCGCACGGTGCTGCTGGCCTTGTCCGAGGGCGCCGTTGATGCCCGCCTGAGCGCTCGCAACATCGACGACATCACCATGTGCCGCAGCGATCAGCTCACGGCCTGGAACCTGCTCAACAGCCGCTACGTGATCATCGAGAAGAGCGAACTTGAAGCCTTCCTGGCCGGTCCGCACACGCAGACGGGCAAGGACGCCAAGCTCGAGCCCCGCGGCCGCGACGCCGCCCAGGCCAAGACGAGTGAAGGGGAGGCCGCCTGA
- the rplC gene encoding 50S ribosomal protein L3: MAGGNDKLGLIGRKIGMTRVYQDGVSIPVTAIEVEPAVVTQVRTPERDGYSAIQIGGQDARPRRSTFQIMGHDNKAGTGPKAVHVEYRMDEAEAGEFELGQTITVDHFQNYKFVDVSGTSKGKGFAGTMKRHNFKGMRATHGVERKHRSPGSIGGHANNAGMSGRIKKGKKMNGQMGNERVTVRNLDVVRVEADRNLLLVKGPVPGANGGVVHIRPAIRLRPSKAAAQQAASG; this comes from the coding sequence ATGGCAGGCGGAAACGACAAGCTGGGGCTCATCGGTCGCAAGATCGGCATGACGCGCGTCTATCAGGACGGCGTGTCCATTCCCGTGACGGCGATCGAGGTGGAGCCCGCGGTGGTCACCCAGGTGCGCACCCCCGAGCGTGATGGCTATTCGGCCATCCAGATCGGTGGCCAAGACGCCCGCCCCCGCCGTTCGACCTTCCAGATCATGGGCCACGACAACAAGGCCGGAACCGGTCCCAAGGCCGTCCACGTGGAATACCGCATGGACGAGGCCGAGGCCGGCGAGTTCGAGCTGGGCCAGACCATCACGGTCGACCACTTCCAGAACTACAAGTTCGTGGACGTGTCGGGCACCAGCAAGGGCAAGGGCTTTGCCGGCACCATGAAGCGGCACAACTTCAAGGGCATGCGCGCCACCCACGGCGTGGAGCGCAAGCACCGTTCGCCCGGCTCGATCGGCGGCCATGCCAATAACGCTGGTATGAGCGGCCGGATCAAGAAGGGCAAGAAGATGAACGGCCAGATGGGCAACGAGCGCGTCACCGTTCGCAACCTCGACGTTGTTCGGGTCGAGGCGGACCGTAACCTGCTGCTGGTGAAGGGCCCCGTGCCTGGCGCCAATGGCGGTGTGGTCCACATTCGTCCGGCGATTCGACTGCGGCCGAGCAAGGCCGCCGCCCAGCAGGCCGCTTCAGGCTGA
- the rpsJ gene encoding 30S ribosomal protein S10 — protein MQGGRIRIRMEAYDHIALDASAREIVDHAKRTNARVAGPVPLPTRIERYTVLRGPFIDKKSREQFEIRTHKRIIDIHEPNARTVEALNRLVVPAGVFVKIKA, from the coding sequence ATGCAAGGCGGTCGCATTCGAATTCGGATGGAAGCGTACGACCACATCGCCCTCGATGCTTCGGCTCGGGAGATCGTGGACCACGCCAAGCGGACCAATGCTCGCGTAGCCGGTCCGGTCCCCCTGCCGACTCGCATCGAGCGGTACACGGTTCTCCGTGGTCCGTTCATTGACAAAAAGAGCCGCGAGCAGTTCGAGATCCGCACGCATAAGCGGATCATCGACATCCACGAGCCCAACGCCCGCACGGTCGAGGCGTTGAATCGGCTGGTGGTGCCCGCGGGCGTGTTCGTGAAGATCAAGGCCTGA
- the ruvB gene encoding Holliday junction branch migration DNA helicase RuvB — translation MALDRVIAPTATDTADEHAGWALRPQRLAEYVGQRDTLERLAIAVQAARGRGESLDHVLLHGPPGLGKTTLAHVIAAEMGTKVHVTSGPALSRGTDLVAALTRLESGDVLFIDEIHRTPAAVEEFVYPAMEDFRVDVTLDAGLNARTVQIKCKPFTLIGATTRAGLLSAPLRSRFGLIHHLRFYEVAELAAIVERSAGLLGLKIEASAIDAIARRSRGTPRIANRLLRRVRDFASVRADGTATAATVDEALSLEGVDALGLDELDRGYLRTIGTTYKGGPVGLEALAATMNEDPGTLEDMVEPFLLKLGFVARHRRGRELTEAGASHVGVDAPVKPATDASPLFDDERSA, via the coding sequence ATGGCCCTGGATCGCGTCATCGCCCCCACCGCCACGGACACCGCCGACGAGCACGCCGGCTGGGCGCTTCGCCCCCAGCGGTTGGCCGAGTACGTCGGGCAGCGTGACACGCTCGAGCGGCTCGCCATCGCGGTGCAGGCAGCCCGCGGCCGCGGCGAGTCACTCGACCACGTGCTGCTGCACGGCCCGCCCGGGCTGGGCAAGACCACCCTGGCCCACGTCATTGCTGCCGAGATGGGGACGAAGGTGCACGTCACCAGCGGACCGGCGCTGTCCCGCGGCACGGACCTGGTGGCAGCGCTGACGCGGCTGGAGTCGGGCGACGTGTTGTTCATCGATGAGATCCACCGCACGCCGGCGGCTGTCGAAGAGTTCGTCTACCCAGCCATGGAGGATTTTCGGGTCGATGTCACGCTCGATGCCGGCCTCAATGCTCGGACGGTGCAGATCAAATGCAAGCCATTCACGCTGATCGGCGCCACCACGCGGGCCGGCCTCCTGAGCGCTCCGCTGCGCAGCCGCTTCGGCCTGATTCATCACCTGCGGTTTTATGAAGTCGCCGAACTGGCAGCCATCGTGGAACGCAGCGCGGGCCTGCTGGGACTGAAGATCGAAGCGTCCGCCATCGATGCGATCGCCCGCCGCAGCCGCGGAACTCCCCGCATCGCCAATCGCCTGCTTCGCCGCGTACGAGACTTTGCATCGGTTCGTGCCGATGGCACCGCGACGGCCGCGACCGTCGACGAGGCGCTGTCGCTCGAGGGCGTCGACGCGCTCGGCCTGGACGAACTGGACCGCGGCTACCTCCGGACCATCGGCACGACCTACAAGGGCGGACCGGTCGGCCTGGAGGCACTCGCCGCCACGATGAACGAGGACCCGGGTACGCTGGAGGACATGGTCGAGCCCTTCCTCCTGAAATTGGGCTTCGTCGCCCGCCACCGGCGCGGCCGGGAGCTGACCGAAGCCGGCGCCTCACACGTGGGCGTCGACGCCCCGGTCAAGCCGGCCACGGACGCTTCACCGCTCTTTGACGACGAGCGGAGCGCGTGA